A single genomic interval of Zunongwangia sp. HGR-M22 harbors:
- a CDS encoding zinc-dependent metalloprotease has product MKRILLLTLLFTQSIFSQFLKEKEDLNKYEGFFNFYYNQKTDEIYLEVDKLDSLFLYNHALRSGVGSNDIGLDRGQLGGASVVKFQRAGDKLLLVEPNQRYRAVTDNELEKQSIEEAFAKSVIYGFEIKEEKDDTFIIDLTPFIMEDAHGVAERLKRGDYGSYKISKNKSALQLDRTKAFPKNVEFESLLTFEGSPKSGTVRSVVPDAANISLIQHYSFVELPDDKYEKRLFDPRSGVNSVSYYDYATPVYEPILKRYAVRHRLEKKYPEAEVSEAKQPIIYYLDPGTPEPVRSALLEGARWWNQAYEAIGYKEAFQVKLLPEDADPLDVRYNVIQWVHRSTRGWSYGASVIDPRTGEIIKGHVSLGSLRIRQDFMIAQALLNKPFAESDKNHDKMMGMAIARIRQLAAHEVGHTLGFAHNFAASVSDRASVMDYPHPQFRIENGEISAADAYDTNIGEWDKLIVKYAYSDMPKETSERAYLNSIIQEAYDQGIQFISDSDARAQSGAHVNAHLWDNGKDVTAELKNVLEIRQKAIDNFSEDNFRTNEPYSVLEDVFVPLYFFHRYQTEAVSKLIGGLDYNYAVKGGAEKIVETLSPKRQKPALDALLKTLKAETLAVPQEKLSLFPPRAFGYGRSRESFKSNTGVAFDALGAPATASDMTLSLLLNPERMARLIQQKSLNKKQLGLRDLLEKLIAETIQYQPKDSYLRAAQETINYNVLQHLFNLAVSKNTTPLVKAEVNYKLAELEDWLDDEDGAMYEQMLEEIERFMDKPGEFEPMPDAPKIPDGSPIGSFMCTRL; this is encoded by the coding sequence ATGAAGAGAATACTATTACTTACTTTATTATTTACACAATCTATCTTTAGTCAATTTCTGAAAGAAAAAGAAGATCTTAATAAATACGAAGGTTTCTTCAATTTTTACTATAATCAAAAAACCGATGAAATCTATCTTGAAGTAGATAAATTAGACAGCCTGTTTTTATACAATCATGCTTTAAGAAGCGGAGTAGGAAGTAACGATATAGGATTAGATCGCGGCCAGTTAGGCGGCGCATCTGTAGTAAAATTTCAGCGCGCCGGCGATAAATTATTGTTGGTAGAACCCAATCAGCGTTATCGCGCGGTGACCGATAATGAACTGGAAAAACAGAGTATAGAAGAAGCTTTTGCAAAATCCGTAATCTATGGTTTCGAAATAAAAGAAGAAAAAGACGATACTTTTATTATCGATCTTACACCTTTTATTATGGAAGATGCGCATGGTGTTGCAGAGCGTTTAAAACGTGGTGACTACGGAAGTTATAAAATAAGTAAAAATAAAAGCGCATTACAGCTAGATCGAACTAAAGCTTTTCCTAAGAATGTTGAATTTGAGAGTTTGCTAACTTTTGAAGGTTCCCCAAAAAGCGGAACAGTAAGAAGTGTAGTGCCAGATGCGGCCAATATTAGCCTTATTCAGCATTATTCTTTTGTAGAATTGCCAGATGATAAGTATGAAAAACGACTTTTTGATCCGCGCAGTGGGGTAAATTCAGTTTCGTATTACGATTATGCAACGCCGGTTTACGAGCCAATTTTAAAAAGATATGCCGTTCGACACCGTTTAGAAAAAAAATATCCAGAGGCTGAAGTTAGTGAAGCAAAACAACCAATTATTTATTATTTAGATCCCGGAACACCAGAACCGGTTAGATCAGCGCTTTTAGAAGGTGCACGTTGGTGGAACCAGGCTTACGAAGCTATAGGATATAAAGAAGCTTTTCAGGTAAAATTGTTGCCAGAAGATGCAGATCCTTTAGATGTTAGATATAATGTAATTCAGTGGGTACATCGTTCAACTAGAGGATGGAGTTATGGTGCTAGCGTTATTGATCCAAGAACGGGAGAGATCATTAAAGGACATGTAAGTTTAGGAAGTTTAAGAATTCGCCAGGATTTTATGATCGCTCAGGCACTGCTAAATAAACCTTTTGCTGAAAGCGATAAAAATCACGATAAAATGATGGGAATGGCCATTGCCAGAATCCGTCAACTTGCGGCTCACGAAGTGGGGCACACTTTAGGTTTTGCACATAATTTTGCAGCTAGTGTTAGTGATAGAGCTTCAGTGATGGATTATCCGCATCCGCAATTCAGGATAGAAAACGGAGAGATAAGCGCTGCAGATGCTTACGACACCAATATTGGAGAATGGGATAAATTGATCGTAAAATATGCATATTCTGATATGCCGAAGGAAACTTCAGAAAGGGCATATTTGAATTCGATTATTCAGGAAGCTTACGATCAGGGAATTCAGTTTATAAGCGATAGTGATGCCAGAGCACAAAGCGGAGCACATGTTAATGCTCATTTATGGGATAACGGAAAAGATGTTACCGCGGAATTAAAAAACGTACTCGAAATTCGTCAAAAAGCGATAGATAATTTTTCTGAAGATAATTTCAGAACAAACGAACCATATTCAGTATTAGAAGATGTTTTTGTACCCTTATATTTTTTCCATAGATATCAAACGGAAGCGGTAAGTAAATTAATTGGTGGTTTGGATTATAATTACGCGGTAAAAGGCGGTGCTGAAAAAATTGTTGAAACTTTATCTCCAAAACGTCAAAAACCGGCTTTAGATGCGCTGTTAAAAACACTAAAAGCAGAAACGCTAGCTGTTCCGCAAGAAAAATTATCGCTTTTCCCGCCAAGAGCTTTTGGTTACGGCAGATCGCGAGAATCTTTCAAAAGTAATACTGGTGTAGCTTTCGATGCTTTGGGAGCACCGGCTACAGCCAGCGATATGACGCTGAGTTTATTGCTGAATCCAGAACGTATGGCCAGGTTAATTCAGCAAAAATCTTTAAATAAAAAGCAATTAGGATTAAGGGATTTGCTTGAAAAATTAATCGCTGAAACTATCCAATATCAACCTAAAGATTCTTATTTGCGTGCAGCACAGGAAACTATAAATTATAATGTCCTGCAGCATTTATTTAACTTAGCAGTAAGTAAAAATACAACTCCTTTGGTGAAAGCTGAGGTGAATTATAAGTTAGCTGAATTAGAAGATTGGTTAGATGATGAAGATGGTGCAATGTACGAGCAAATGCTTGAAGAAATTGAGCGGTTTATGGATAAACCGGGAGAGTTCGAGCCAATGCCAGATGCACCTAAAATTCCCGATGGTTCACCAATAGGAAGTTTTATGTGTACAAGATTATAG
- a CDS encoding circularly permuted type 2 ATP-grasp protein: MSPNTNQPSFSSYRKDDNFFDEIFTKDNKVKEVYKTLLDIYSGHSVQDFAKLNEKAKASFFNQGITFQVYGEHETKEKVFPFDLFPRIIDHEEWNIIEKGVLQRSKALNHFLWDIYHDKKILKQGIVPLDLINSSVNYLDQMQGIDPPGGIYNHISGTDLIKHSDGKYYVLEDNIRCPSGVSYVICNRTALKRALFGVFNHYQTHTVTDYAENLLEIMESVKPKGVDTPTCVVITPGIYNSAYYEHSYLAKAMGVELVEGRDLFVENDFVYMRTINGPKKVDVIYRRIDDIFMDPLEFRPDSTLGVPGLLSAYKLGNVCLVNAPGTGVADDKAVYTYMPEIIKYYLDEEPILNNVHTYHCSRPDELKYVLENIEKLVVKPVDEAGGYGISIGNKLTKEEIERVKTVIKENPRKYIAQPIMSLSVHATYIEDNQSFEPRHVDLRTFCLLGKDTNFVLKGGLTRVALKKGNLIVNSSQGGGSKDTWVLKK; the protein is encoded by the coding sequence ATGAGTCCAAACACTAACCAACCAAGCTTTTCTTCTTACCGAAAAGACGATAATTTTTTTGACGAAATTTTCACCAAGGACAATAAAGTCAAGGAAGTATACAAAACGCTTTTAGACATTTATAGCGGTCATTCTGTTCAGGATTTTGCAAAGTTAAATGAGAAAGCCAAAGCTTCTTTCTTTAACCAAGGAATTACTTTTCAGGTTTACGGGGAACATGAAACCAAGGAAAAAGTTTTTCCTTTCGATCTTTTTCCAAGAATTATTGATCATGAAGAATGGAATATTATTGAAAAAGGAGTACTGCAGCGTAGCAAAGCGCTTAATCATTTTTTATGGGACATTTATCATGATAAAAAAATATTGAAACAAGGCATTGTACCTTTAGATTTAATTAACTCGTCCGTAAATTATTTAGATCAAATGCAAGGGATCGATCCACCTGGTGGTATTTACAATCATATAAGTGGGACCGATCTTATTAAACACTCAGATGGTAAATATTATGTTTTAGAAGACAATATTAGATGCCCTTCTGGTGTAAGCTATGTTATTTGTAATAGGACCGCACTTAAGCGCGCATTGTTTGGTGTTTTTAATCATTATCAAACACATACCGTTACCGATTATGCAGAAAATCTTTTAGAAATCATGGAATCGGTAAAACCAAAAGGCGTGGATACTCCAACTTGTGTAGTAATTACACCGGGAATTTATAATTCGGCTTACTATGAGCATTCTTATTTAGCAAAAGCCATGGGTGTAGAGCTTGTAGAAGGTAGAGACCTTTTTGTAGAGAATGATTTTGTATATATGCGTACAATTAACGGGCCTAAAAAGGTGGATGTTATCTATCGTAGAATAGATGATATTTTTATGGATCCGTTAGAATTTCGACCAGATTCAACTTTAGGAGTTCCCGGTTTATTATCTGCTTACAAATTAGGAAATGTTTGTTTAGTAAATGCTCCAGGAACTGGAGTTGCAGATGATAAAGCGGTATACACCTATATGCCAGAAATAATTAAATATTATTTAGATGAAGAACCAATTCTAAATAATGTACACACCTACCACTGTAGCAGACCAGATGAACTAAAATATGTTTTAGAGAATATAGAAAAACTGGTTGTAAAACCCGTAGATGAAGCTGGAGGATATGGTATTTCTATAGGAAATAAACTTACCAAAGAAGAAATAGAACGTGTAAAAACTGTAATTAAGGAAAATCCAAGAAAGTATATCGCACAACCAATAATGTCTCTTTCTGTTCATGCAACGTATATTGAAGACAACCAAAGTTTTGAACCCAGGCATGTCGATCTTAGAACATTTTGCTTACTAGGCAAAGACACCAACTTTGTTTTAAAAGGAGGCCTAACGCGAGTTGCACTAAAAAAAGGAAATCTAATTGTAAATAGCTCTCAGGGAGGTGGATCTAAAGATACCTGGGTATTAAAAAAATAA
- a CDS encoding alpha-E domain-containing protein translates to MLSRVANNLFWMGRYIERSEHIARYLNVNYFSSLDAPNELSQSRQFVLRSMLFMASDPVDDPNIQLDEEKVLFDIALNKENPGSIISYLQNARENANSARDLISTELYEALNKFYHYTLNYPIDKFVKNGLYEFTVNVAESTSILKAKVQGTLLHDDVYSIIMLGINIERATQIIRIINAKYNDANLAGGSYGDHLKNSYEWTTLLKCTESYDMMRRFYKKPPRSLTTLEFLILNPLCPRSVMTCLNEVCKHIDDLSSEKSPSKHSAEFLVGKVKSEYQFKVIEEIEEDLQSFIERILKQLNDIAKKIEFEYFL, encoded by the coding sequence ATGTTATCAAGAGTTGCAAATAACCTCTTCTGGATGGGTCGCTATATAGAAAGATCTGAACACATAGCTAGATATTTAAATGTAAATTATTTTTCCTCGTTGGATGCGCCAAACGAGCTTTCACAATCAAGACAATTTGTGCTTAGATCGATGCTGTTTATGGCCAGTGATCCCGTTGATGATCCTAACATTCAGCTAGATGAAGAAAAAGTTTTATTCGATATCGCTTTAAACAAGGAGAATCCAGGCTCTATTATTTCTTATCTTCAAAATGCCAGAGAAAATGCCAATAGTGCCAGAGATTTAATTTCGACAGAATTATATGAAGCTTTAAATAAATTCTATCATTATACACTTAATTATCCCATCGATAAATTTGTGAAAAATGGTCTTTATGAGTTTACAGTAAATGTAGCCGAATCTACATCGATCTTAAAAGCTAAAGTGCAGGGCACATTATTACATGATGATGTATACAGTATCATTATGCTGGGAATTAATATAGAAAGAGCAACCCAAATAATTAGGATTATAAATGCTAAATATAACGATGCAAATTTAGCGGGAGGAAGTTACGGTGATCATTTAAAAAACAGTTACGAATGGACAACGCTACTAAAATGTACCGAATCCTACGATATGATGAGGCGGTTTTATAAAAAACCTCCTAGAAGTCTAACAACTTTAGAGTTTTTAATTCTTAATCCACTTTGTCCAAGATCAGTAATGACTTGCTTGAACGAGGTATGTAAACATATAGACGATTTGTCAAGTGAAAAATCGCCCTCTAAACATTCAGCAGAATTTTTAGTAGGAAAAGTAAAATCTGAATATCAATTTAAAGTGATAGAAGAAATAGAGGAAGATTTACAGAGTTTTATAGAAAGAATTCTTAAGCAATTAAATGATATTGCCAAAAAGATAGAATTTGAGTATTTTTTATGA
- a CDS encoding transglutaminase-like domain-containing protein has translation MSLNYIIKYKATNFYDNFVQEALWQFLIAPLDLGSQQLVYSEFKNSLNIPTETSVNGYGFTTYRVHPKTKFNKIEFEAKFHVLKEKYNPFENINQLSIEQENKILDSLEFKVHHSLFLKETALTKLPKHHTIHFTFSEQSSAFENLKNLNKWIFDTFSFKVNVTDVDTDLDIILEEKQGVCQDFTHLFCAVARSYKIPTRYVSGYLHQGNGYFGDSQMHAWTEAFIPDCGWIGFDPTNNLIAAENHIKVAHGKDYSDCPPIKGVIYAEGANRTEYSVDVHAQQNMQQ, from the coding sequence ATGTCTTTAAACTATATTATAAAATATAAAGCGACTAATTTCTACGATAATTTCGTACAGGAAGCATTGTGGCAATTTTTAATTGCTCCTTTAGATTTAGGGTCTCAGCAATTGGTTTATTCAGAATTTAAAAATTCTTTAAACATTCCTACAGAGACTTCAGTTAATGGATATGGCTTTACTACTTATAGAGTTCATCCTAAAACGAAATTCAATAAAATAGAATTTGAAGCTAAATTTCATGTATTAAAAGAAAAATATAATCCTTTTGAAAATATAAATCAGCTTAGCATAGAGCAGGAAAACAAAATTTTAGATTCATTAGAATTCAAAGTACATCATTCTTTATTCTTAAAAGAAACCGCACTTACCAAATTACCCAAGCATCATACTATTCACTTTACTTTTTCAGAGCAAAGTTCTGCTTTCGAAAACTTAAAAAATCTAAACAAGTGGATTTTCGATACTTTTAGTTTTAAGGTAAATGTTACAGATGTAGATACAGATTTAGACATCATTTTAGAAGAAAAACAAGGTGTTTGCCAAGATTTCACACATCTTTTTTGCGCCGTAGCCAGATCTTATAAAATCCCTACTCGCTACGTCTCGGGCTACCTGCACCAGGGTAATGGTTATTTTGGTGATTCACAAATGCATGCCTGGACAGAAGCTTTTATACCAGATTGCGGGTGGATAGGATTTGATCCTACAAATAATCTAATTGCTGCAGAAAATCATATTAAAGTAGCACATGGTAAAGATTATTCCGATTGTCCTCCTATAAAAGGCGTTATCTATGCTGAAGGTGCCAACCGCACAGAGTATTCTGTTGATGTCCATGCGCAACAAAATATGCAACAGTAG